GTTTACGCATTAATAACAAATATATATGTTTAAACGAGTTTAAAAAATCATCGCGAAAAGTCGTGAAAATGTCTTGTGCGGGATAAAATGGTCTTGCTATTGGGTAAAATGGACCACAACATTGGACTTCGGGCTTTGGTTTACGCTACTTTTACAAAATCATCTACGATATACACACCAACACTCAgcgggaaacaaaaaaataccttTGCTCTTAATTCGCGCGAACGGGCTAAAACGGAAGTAGCATGTATTGCACAAGATATCCAACAAAAGCTTCCCCCCCGTCATCACGCCAGCAGGAGAGTCACGATTCTGCTGCAACCAACGCACCGCTCCAAACAACCACGAGAGCACACCAACCGTGCCCCGAGAAGAGAAGTGCGCGAGAggaaagaaaagagagagcgaCCCCCAGCAGCGCGAGTACGATGATACGAGTACGCGTACACGCCGTACACAAAACCTCTCAATCGCAAATGCATGTGAGATAGTAGTGTGCGGTGATGCGGTGCGGTGCCCAGGGACGACGCacaccggctgctgctggctggttCGCTGCCTTAGCCTAACGTTGGGCTGCCTCCTAAACTCTGACGCGGCAAGGTGAAAATTTGTTATGAAAGGAAGCAGCAAAACGGAatcggaaaaaaaacatcatcgcAGACCCCCCCGCCCGGAGGAGATTCAAAATAggcaggcgcgcgcgcgcatcgCCCCAGcagaaagcagcagcagcagcattcgaTTACTAGACACGCACAGGCGTTGGGCGTAGTAAAGGGTGGGGGGTTTGGAAAGAACTGGTAGAGATCGGCCGCTGCCGGGGAGGTCAAGGAAGCGTgtaatgtgcgtgtgtgtgtgtatatgtgaggcagaagttgttttgtttggtagtGTCTCGGGTGCTGATAGAAATACGCGACACGATTTACCGGTACTAAGTGTCAAATTTGTTGGGAGGAATTGAGCCGGAGGAGTACGCAAAGCGTTAGCTGCGTTTTCGTAGCccgcaaaaaagaaacgattTGTAGTACTgtctttttttgcacaaacatTCATCTTATCTTGACGGAGCACCGTAAAGGAAAATCTATCAGATATGTTGTGGGAAGAGTAAGTGAACACGAAAAGAAGGGTTTGACACATACGTTTAACCTTAGTTTAAAGATTAACGTTACATTGATCGCATCGACACTTACCTTGGCGTCCGTGCTGGCGTCCTGGGCAGAGGCATTATACCTTCCATCAACTGCTGCGCGCCAAGCAGCGCCCGATCCTCCGGTCGCAGCAGTGCGGGACCGCCATCGGCGCCTCCCATCATTGCCATCGCCAGCAGCACGTTGTTGTCGTTGGTGCTACCGTCCACTGAGTTGCTGTTCCCGCCGCCGTTCGTTTCCGTCGCGAGATCGACGGATTGCTTCTTGGGGCGCCCGCGCGGCCTCTTGGAAGGcgtagcaccaccaccacactcaCCGTCCGTGCGCGCCTCGTCCACGCCCGAATCCCGGTCCTGGTGCTTGTTGCTGAGTGCATCCTTCAGCAGCTGCCCAGCGCCACGGCGCGTACTCATGCGCACTCCGGCAGCCGGTGTCCGGCCGCTCGCCACTGCCGCCGGCGTCGCCAAAGCCGGTACCGCGACGGAGCTGCTAACCGAGCTGGTCACGCTGCCGATCGAACTATTGCTGGCGGTGCCATTCTTCTCGACctcgccgccgccaccgccaccggcaGCCATCGGGACGCTGCTGTAGAAGCTGCTGCCCCCTCCGCTCAGCGATGCAGCCGATGGTTTCGAACCGCCGCGCAGCAGACTTTCAAGCGTTAAGCTTTCACGCAGCCCGGTCGCGGAGGAGGATGTCGGTGCGTTCGCGTTCAGCGCGCGCGCCGGCTCATCTACGATCATGCAGTCGGAGCTGGAGCCTTCCTCGGGATCGTCTTGTGCCAGCAGCCCCAGCAGCTGCGATACGGCAGCACTAGCATCCAGCTCCTGCTGTctcgctgcagcagctgctgcggcagcggcagcagcggcggcggcggctgatCCAGCAGCACCGCGACCCCTTCGCGATTGCCGTGCAGCACCGCGTGGTGTCCCTCGCGTGCGTCTCGATCTGGGGGACGGCGCGGCAACAGCGCCACCGTCGGCAAGCAACGATGTCGGGTACATTCGCTCGGCCAGCTCCCTATCGTTCAGGGCCAACGGATCGCCGGCGGACGGGTGGGGGGCTCGTGCAGTGGCAAACTTTCCCCTAGCGCCACCCTCCTGCCTCGGCGCTTCGTTCTCCGACTTACTGTCGTCGTCTATCACAATCACATCGGCCACGGCACTTTTTGACATTGTGGCGCCGGTTGGCGCCGCTGGTTGCCGCCGGGTCAGTTCCGCGTTTGGGGCTGTTTGTAGCTGATATTGGTGCTGCGATTGGAGCATCGACTGCCGCAGCAGGCCCTTCTGCTGCTCCAGTACGTCCTGCATCTGCTGGGACAGCTTCAGCTGCGTGTGATCGAGCTTGCTCTTCTTCACCTCGGGCGACCCGGGTTCACCCTGatcaccgccaccaccggaaGACGGCGAGGCAGGATCCGACCCGGCGGACGATGATGTGGCCGAAGCCGAAACGGAGGACGACGACGCGCACGATACCGACGAGGATGAGCCAGACGAGGAGAGCGTTGCGGTGCCTCCCATCGCACTCGCGGCCGGTCGTTTCAGCTCGTTCGCTAGTATGGAAATGCTGCCGCCCGCTGGAGCTACACCCGTTGGCTGTGCAGCGTCCACTGCGGCACCCTCCAGCTGTTCCGCGCTTGTCGTCGACGTCGTCGAGGAGCCTTTgttaattttcaaaataattctCGGCGAATCCGTCCCATCGGGCATACCGGCAGCGGCACTGTTTGTCGGCGAGTGGccggtgttgttggccagcgGCGGATGGCGCTCGACCGGACTGCCCGCTGCATCGTCCTGCGGTTTCGGGATCGGTTTCAGGGTCACCTTGGGCGTGGATAAAATTTCCGTCTCTTGGCCACGCGGATTGGCTAGCGTTTTGATCGTCACCTTCGGTATAACGATCGGTTTATGCGAATCGTCACACGAAGGCGGAGTGGAATCGCCATCGTCTGACGTCAGCAGTGAGCGGTCCGTGGTGTGCACCGTGCCAGTCATCAGTTCTGCGTTTGGTTGGGGAGGAGGAGGCAGAATCGGTTTGATGTTAAGCCTTGTGACAACCGCGGCACCACCAGCCGCTGCGGATGAAGTGGGCGATTCGGCCAGTGCTGTGCTCGCCGAGTGTCCCACAGGGTTAgtttcgtgctgctgctgctgctgctggtgtggaGCTGAAGAAGGTACCTTGATTGTCATTCTCAGTGCCGTCGACGGGGAGGTCGTTACCGCGGCCGACGTCGGTGCCGACGAGCACGATGAAATGGGCGATGATTCGAGAGAGTTAATACTGGTCTCACTGGAACTGCTGCTGTCCTCGCCGGATTGCTTCGCCGGTGGCAGGATCGGTTTAATCGTCAGCTTCGGTACAGTGGGTGGCAATTCCGCCGTTCCGGCACTACTGCCTTCGGCCGAACAGTTTTGGGTGGTCTCCTTCGGCGGCATCGGCTTGATCGTTAGCTTTGGGATCGAGCTAGAGCTGATGTTGGAGTGCTGATCGCTCGGGGAAGCCGGTTGCTGGGATTGGTGTTGCTGTAGCAATAGAGAAACGCCTGGCGCACCTCCCGCCCCAATCGAATggtgctgcagctgctcgCCGGAACAGCCGACCACGGAAGGGAGCAGCTTGGGCGAGAAGCTATTGCTCGTCGAGGACACCATCGAAACGTCGCTCGTTTCCGCCACCGTGCCGAGGCCGGTGGTCTTGATCGTTAGCTTTGGCAGCTTCGGTGGCTCCGGGAGTGGTTTGATGGTAACTTTGACGCCTTCCAAGCTGGTCAGCACCGGGGAAGACCCGAGTGTAGCAGAGGTGCTACAGTTCGCCCCGGCCGATAGCGAGCTATTGACCGCAGTCGTTGTTCCGTCCTGTTGGTTCGTCTTTATGTGCAGCTTTGGAATCGGGCCACCGGGGACGCCTGCCTCAACACCGTCCGCCGCCTCTTTCACGCGCAAACTgttgtgatggtggtggtggtgatgatgatgcgggTGGTGGTTGTCCATCTTAATCGTTAGCTTCGGAACTAGCGGCGTTGGCGAGCCGGTTCCACTGCTCTCCCCCCGGCTCTCCCCGACCGAGGCTAGCCCATCGCCTGGGTAGGTCGCTGTGTCCTGCGGACTCTGCtgttggtgatgatgatgatgatgattgtggTTATTAACGCCACGTATCGTTAGCTTAGGCACAATGTGTGGTTCCACCGCTCCGTCCCGGCCGTGGCTTGCCTCCAGCGAGGAAGCGGAACCCTTGATGAGTAACTTAGGAATAATATGCATTTGCTCTACTGAGGCTGCTGCCGCCGTACCCGTCGCCGACGATGATCCTTCCGTAGCGGTCGGCTCGTCGGCCGGATTGATGATCGGTTTAATGGTAAGCTTTGGAATGCTGCTATACGCAGGTAAAACCGCACTGTAGCTGACACAATTGTTTCCGTGATGCTCGGTACCGGTCAGCGTGGCGGACGATCCGGCCGACGATGACGCTGCCGCTGCTAGCCCGCTGATCGACGGGTTGTCTGCCACCATGGACGGTGGTGGCTTCGGAGGCTTAATGGTGATCTTGGGCGAACCGGGCACGTCCCGGATCGTGGGTGACAGCTGCTGAAAGTGATCCGGCCCACCGGAGCCGGCGGCACCGGACGTTAGCTTGATGACTGTCCGGATCGGTTCCCGGTCGCGGGCtaggttaatttttaacgGTTCCACCTTTCGCTCGGTGGACGGTACGACCACGCAGTCGCTGTCGTCCTCGCCCGATTCGACCTCCCCGAGCGGTGCTGCCGGCGGAGCTGCCCGGTGATGAGATTCTTGAGGATCGCGCATGACGCtattgctgccgctgccgctgctcgtACTATGATCAATCACTTGCTTCccactgtctgtgtgtggcgCTGCGTTCAGTAGCGATCCGTCCGATGCGAGCACACCGTTACCTTCCGTTAAAGCGCGCGGTTCGGAATGCTCCACATACTGTGCGCTGGTCGCGTTCGATTCTCCAGCATGGAGGGAGGACCCTGGTGGCCACGCTGCCGATTTCCGGTCGACGTTTGCTCGGTGTGTGCTAATAATCGCGtggtgttgctgttgaaaAGAACCATCCATTACA
This is a stretch of genomic DNA from Anopheles merus strain MAF chromosome 2R, AmerM5.1, whole genome shotgun sequence. It encodes these proteins:
- the LOC121603601 gene encoding mucin-19 isoform X2; the protein is MSSGDNDLAAFDGRRIQREVSDERTQQVASVVGDSALLATSISILKQPVNYLDNRQQQQPDEWATVQHHAIISTHRANVDRKSAAWPPGSSLHAGESNATSAQYVEHSEPRALTEGNGVLASDGSLLNAAPHTDSGKQVIDHSTSSGSGSNSVMRDPQESHHRAAPPAAPLGEVESGEDDSDCVVVPSTERKVEPLKINLARDREPIRTVIKLTSGAAGSGGPDHFQQLSPTIRDVPGSPKITIKPPKPPPSMVADNPSISGLAAAASSSAGSSATLTGTEHHGNNCVSYSAVLPAYSSIPKLTIKPIINPADEPTATEGSSSATGTAAAASVEQMHIIPKLLIKGSASSLEASHGRDGAVEPHIVPKLTIRGVNNHNHHHHHHQQQSPQDTATYPGDGLASVGESRGESSGTGSPTPLVPKLTIKMDNHHPHHHHHHHHHNSLRVKEAADGVEAGVPGGPIPKLHIKTNQQDGTTTAVNSSLSAGANCSTSATLGSSPVLTSLEGVKVTIKPLPEPPKLPKLTIKTTGLGTVAETSDVSMVSSTSNSFSPKLLPSVVGCSGEQLQHHSIGAGGAPGVSLLLQQHQSQQPASPSDQHSNISSSSIPKLTIKPMPPKETTQNCSAEGSSAGTAELPPTVPKLTIKPILPPAKQSGEDSSSSSETSINSLESSPISSCSSAPTSAAVTTSPSTALRMTIKVPSSAPHQQQQQQHETNPVGHSASTALAESPTSSAAAGGAAVVTRLNIKPILPPPPQPNAELMTGTVHTTDRSLLTSDDGDSTPPSCDDSHKPIVIPKVTIKTLANPRGQETEILSTPKVTLKPIPKPQDDAAGSPVERHPPLANNTGHSPTNSAAAGMPDGTDSPRIILKINKGSSTTSTTSAEQLEGAAVDAAQPTGVAPAGGSISILANELKRPAASAMGGTATLSSSGSSSSVSCASSSSVSASATSSSAGSDPASPSSGGGGDQGEPGSPEVKKSKLDHTQLKLSQQMQDVLEQQKGLLRQSMLQSQHQYQLQTAPNAELTRRQPAAPTGATMSKSAVADVIVIDDDSKSENEAPRQEGGARGKFATARAPHPSAGDPLALNDRELAERMYPTSLLADGGAVAAPSPRSRRTRGTPRGAARQSRRGRGAAGSAAAAAAAAAAAAAAARQQELDASAAVSQLLGLLAQDDPEEGSSSDCMIVDEPARALNANAPTSSSATGLRESLTLESLLRGGSKPSAASLSGGGSSFYSSVPMAAGGGGGGEVEKNGTASNSSIGSVTSSVSSSVAVPALATPAAVASGRTPAAGVRMSTRRGAGQLLKDALSNKHQDRDSGVDEARTDGECGGGATPSKRPRGRPKKQSVDLATETNGGGNSNSVDGSTNDNNVLLAMAMMGGADGGPALLRPEDRALLGAQQLMEGIMPLPRTPARTPRTRGRGRGRGRGKLSLADGAASVFGGTPIAGASPVDGNVDPLFIGTPNSHDPSADAMQGFQLLFGHLQTPRGAGGSARSRGGRRGAGSRGPRTPRGGRGAAKAAMAAMLAAASATPPADLVGSFADLTAAEEAAKSQLLDALQQQQEQLLQQQMPLSPVGAVVDVTPKPRGRGRGTRGTSGMASRRKGVRGSAKAGRGRKSLELESPMLLGISGGGGGNAASELNSGPTVPGDSKNNAIFMTPMAGGLDPNRPKLHMRALKTPKNEIKTNTPPSSAENTPSAGVTPSRTTPTADDTSGTTGGLQVFEEDTRMSGDFNFTTPVRLLSTGDGCLQQNEESQSSYLSSTSVTQDATNQTLPSAATGAPADGKSGAELGTAAHVSEAPKEAISGATSAGNSNSSSSRRPNKGKMEVLDAHRAQFTVDLLAEYEWPPPSPGTRGADTFMIQEQIAEYLGVKSFKRKYPDLMRRPVDMEERNFILEQGLASEKMCDLGLTAVYASEILDIMCADYPDKYEEYTRYTREKHFRELSNRQRQQQEAISAVVAAAPVDRAQLAKEKAIESAANWNCSFNKERRESRRACMDLQTYVVQVPKRQELTRPEGHQQTTPKAQPTNYPVALVPGQFSEYYTTYTPEELACYPINTVLLDPFELQEIVSSERYRKLVAAEEARLLEDDSSSSSSDSDSDDSSSSTDSDTSSGSSGSSSSSDDEAEGGRRRRAPSSSGSSSSDNEGDGNVSVKKELRRQKRKGRPSAADGGKGNLAEATPTVPSATVAATPVRRSSRTMSAGVPVVAPSTVVCKEPTDSDDSDVPLIAVKKKNNLATGGAVPSAGGGKRMQETVVTPVKRPPLNPFLCAVCMGPENKNKYSKPELFVRCTRCRRKAHPSCIGMSSVMYKRVQQYKWQCSECKLCMKCNRQPAAIDSKMVYCDQCDRGYHLACKGLRNLPEGRWHCNICTICGLCGAQTPEGHPNPHLSAQQRQQLAMVAEWTHEYGLNSLTNIREHLRTLCVPCVRQRKQSQQQHPVPPKGNSENVTMLNHNNNNNAEPRKLLEGTTQGVSGIRPSPVVSGPGGVVSMKPQ
- the LOC121603601 gene encoding mucin-19 isoform X3, translated to MSSGDNDLAAFDGRRIQREVSDERTQQVASVVGDSALLATSISILKQPVNYLDNRQQQQPDEWATQHHAIISTHRANVDRKSAAWPPGSSLHAGESNATSAQYVEHSEPRALTEGNGVLASDGSLLNAAPHTDSGKQVIDHSTSSGSGSNSVMRDPQESHHRAAPPAAPLGEVESGEDDSDCVVVPSTERKVEPLKINLARDREPIRTVIKLTSGAAGSGGPDHFQQLSPTIRDVPGSPKITIKPPKPPPSMVADNPSISGLAAAASSSAGSSATLTGTEHHGNNCVSYSAVLPAYSSIPKLTIKPIINPADEPTATEGSSSATGTAAAASVEQMHIIPKLLIKGSASSLEASHGRDGAVEPHIVPKLTIRGVNNHNHHHHHHQQQSPQDTATYPGDGLASVGESRGESSGTGSPTPLVPKLTIKMDNHHPHHHHHHHHHNSLRVKEAADGVEAGVPGGPIPKLHIKTNQQDGTTTAVNSSLSAGANCSTSATLGSSPVLTSLEGVKVTIKPLPEPPKLPKLTIKTTGLGTVAETSDVSMVSSTSNSFSPKLLPSVVGCSGEQLQHHSIGAGGAPGVSLLLQQHQSQQPASPSDQHSNISSSSIPKLTIKPMPPKETTQNCSAEGSSAGTAELPPTVPKLTIKPILPPAKQSGEDSSSSSETSINSLESSPISSCSSAPTSAAVTTSPSTALRMTIKVPSSAPHQQQQQQHETNPVGHSASTALAESPTSSAAAGGAAVVTRLNIKPILPPPPQPNAELMTGTVHTTDRSLLTSDDGDSTPPSCDDSHKPIVIPKVTIKTLANPRGQETEILSTPKVTLKPIPKPQDDAAGSPVERHPPLANNTGHSPTNSAAAGMPDGTDSPRIILKINKGSSTTSTTSAEQLEGAAVDAAQPTGVAPAGGSISILANELKRPAASAMGGTATLSSSGSSSSVSCASSSSVSASATSSSAGSDPASPSSGGGGDQGEPGSPEVKKSKLDHTQLKLSQQMQDVLEQQKGLLRQSMLQSQHQYQLQTAPNAELTRRQPAAPTGATMSKSAVADVIVIDDDSKSENEAPRQEGGARGKFATARAPHPSAGDPLALNDRELAERMYPTSLLADGGAVAAPSPRSRRTRGTPRGAARQSRRGRGAAGSAAAAAAAAAAAAAAARQQELDASAAVSQLLGLLAQDDPEEGSSSDCMIVDEPARALNANAPTSSSATGLRESLTLESLLRGGSKPSAASLSGGGSSFYSSVPMAAGGGGGGEVEKNGTASNSSIGSVTSSVSSSVAVPALATPAAVASGRTPAAGVRMSTRRGAGQLLKDALSNKHQDRDSGVDEARTDGECGGGATPSKRPRGRPKKQSVDLATETNGGGNSNSVDGSTNDNNVLLAMAMMGGADGGPALLRPEDRALLGAQQLMEGIMPLPRTPARTPRTRGRGRGRGRGKLSLADGAASVFGGTPIAGASPVDGNVDPLFIGTPNSHDPSADAMQGFQLLFGHLQTPRGAGGSARSRGGRRGAGSRGPRTPRGGRGAAKAAMAAMLAAASATPPADLVGSFADLTAAEEAAKSQLLDALQQQQEQLLQQQMPLSPVGAVVDVTPKPRGRGRGTRGTSGMASRRKGVRGSAKAGRGRKSLELESPMLLGISGGGGGNAASELNSGPTVPGDSKNNAIFMTPMAGGLDPNRPKLHMRALKTPKNEIKTNTPPSSAENTPSAGVTPSRTTPTADDTSGTTGGLQVFEEDTRMSGDFNFTTPVRLLSTGDGCLQQNEESQSSYLSSTSVTQDATNQTLPSAATGAPADGKSGAELGTAAHVSEAPKEAISGATSAGNSNSSSSRRPNKGKMEVLDAHRAQFTVDLLAEYEWPPPSPGTRGADTFMIQEQIAEYLGVKSFKRKYPDLMRRPVDMEERNFILEQGLASEKMCDLGLTAVYASEILDIMCADYPDKYEEYTRYTREKHFRELSNRQRQQQEAISAVVAAAPVDRAQLAKEKAIESAANWNCSFNKERRESRRACMDLQTYVVQVPKRQELTRPEGHQQTTPKAQPTNYPVALVPGQFSEYYTTYTPEELACYPINTVLLDPFELQEIVSSERYRKLVAAEEARLLEDDSSSSSSDSDSDDSSSSTDSDTSSGSSGSSSSSDDEAEGGRRRRAPSSSGSSSSDNEGDGNVSVKKELRRQKRKGRPSAADGGKGNLAEATPTVPSATVAATPVRRSSRTMSAGVPVVAPSTVVCKEPTDSDDSDVPLIAVKKKNNLATGGAVPSAGGGKRMQETVVTPVKRPPLNPFLCAVCMGPENKNKYSKPELFVRCTRCRRKAHPSCIGMSSVMYKRVQQYKWQCSECKLCMKCNRQPAAIDSKMVYCDQCDRGYHLACKGLRNLPEGRWHCNICTICGLCGAQTPEGHPNPHLSAQQRQQLAMVAEWTHEYGLNSLTNIREHLRTLCVPCVRQRKQSQQQHPVPPKGNSENVTMLNHNNNNNAEPRKLLEGTTQGVSGIRPSPVVSGPGGVVSMKPQ
- the LOC121603601 gene encoding mucin-19 isoform X1, giving the protein MSSGDNDLAAFDGRRIQREVSDERTQQVASVVGDSALLATSISILKQPVNYLDNRQQQQPDEWATVVRSYGEANLKHDANAIVMDGSFQQQHHAIISTHRANVDRKSAAWPPGSSLHAGESNATSAQYVEHSEPRALTEGNGVLASDGSLLNAAPHTDSGKQVIDHSTSSGSGSNSVMRDPQESHHRAAPPAAPLGEVESGEDDSDCVVVPSTERKVEPLKINLARDREPIRTVIKLTSGAAGSGGPDHFQQLSPTIRDVPGSPKITIKPPKPPPSMVADNPSISGLAAAASSSAGSSATLTGTEHHGNNCVSYSAVLPAYSSIPKLTIKPIINPADEPTATEGSSSATGTAAAASVEQMHIIPKLLIKGSASSLEASHGRDGAVEPHIVPKLTIRGVNNHNHHHHHHQQQSPQDTATYPGDGLASVGESRGESSGTGSPTPLVPKLTIKMDNHHPHHHHHHHHHNSLRVKEAADGVEAGVPGGPIPKLHIKTNQQDGTTTAVNSSLSAGANCSTSATLGSSPVLTSLEGVKVTIKPLPEPPKLPKLTIKTTGLGTVAETSDVSMVSSTSNSFSPKLLPSVVGCSGEQLQHHSIGAGGAPGVSLLLQQHQSQQPASPSDQHSNISSSSIPKLTIKPMPPKETTQNCSAEGSSAGTAELPPTVPKLTIKPILPPAKQSGEDSSSSSETSINSLESSPISSCSSAPTSAAVTTSPSTALRMTIKVPSSAPHQQQQQQHETNPVGHSASTALAESPTSSAAAGGAAVVTRLNIKPILPPPPQPNAELMTGTVHTTDRSLLTSDDGDSTPPSCDDSHKPIVIPKVTIKTLANPRGQETEILSTPKVTLKPIPKPQDDAAGSPVERHPPLANNTGHSPTNSAAAGMPDGTDSPRIILKINKGSSTTSTTSAEQLEGAAVDAAQPTGVAPAGGSISILANELKRPAASAMGGTATLSSSGSSSSVSCASSSSVSASATSSSAGSDPASPSSGGGGDQGEPGSPEVKKSKLDHTQLKLSQQMQDVLEQQKGLLRQSMLQSQHQYQLQTAPNAELTRRQPAAPTGATMSKSAVADVIVIDDDSKSENEAPRQEGGARGKFATARAPHPSAGDPLALNDRELAERMYPTSLLADGGAVAAPSPRSRRTRGTPRGAARQSRRGRGAAGSAAAAAAAAAAAAAAARQQELDASAAVSQLLGLLAQDDPEEGSSSDCMIVDEPARALNANAPTSSSATGLRESLTLESLLRGGSKPSAASLSGGGSSFYSSVPMAAGGGGGGEVEKNGTASNSSIGSVTSSVSSSVAVPALATPAAVASGRTPAAGVRMSTRRGAGQLLKDALSNKHQDRDSGVDEARTDGECGGGATPSKRPRGRPKKQSVDLATETNGGGNSNSVDGSTNDNNVLLAMAMMGGADGGPALLRPEDRALLGAQQLMEGIMPLPRTPARTPRTRGRGRGRGRGKLSLADGAASVFGGTPIAGASPVDGNVDPLFIGTPNSHDPSADAMQGFQLLFGHLQTPRGAGGSARSRGGRRGAGSRGPRTPRGGRGAAKAAMAAMLAAASATPPADLVGSFADLTAAEEAAKSQLLDALQQQQEQLLQQQMPLSPVGAVVDVTPKPRGRGRGTRGTSGMASRRKGVRGSAKAGRGRKSLELESPMLLGISGGGGGNAASELNSGPTVPGDSKNNAIFMTPMAGGLDPNRPKLHMRALKTPKNEIKTNTPPSSAENTPSAGVTPSRTTPTADDTSGTTGGLQVFEEDTRMSGDFNFTTPVRLLSTGDGCLQQNEESQSSYLSSTSVTQDATNQTLPSAATGAPADGKSGAELGTAAHVSEAPKEAISGATSAGNSNSSSSRRPNKGKMEVLDAHRAQFTVDLLAEYEWPPPSPGTRGADTFMIQEQIAEYLGVKSFKRKYPDLMRRPVDMEERNFILEQGLASEKMCDLGLTAVYASEILDIMCADYPDKYEEYTRYTREKHFRELSNRQRQQQEAISAVVAAAPVDRAQLAKEKAIESAANWNCSFNKERRESRRACMDLQTYVVQVPKRQELTRPEGHQQTTPKAQPTNYPVALVPGQFSEYYTTYTPEELACYPINTVLLDPFELQEIVSSERYRKLVAAEEARLLEDDSSSSSSDSDSDDSSSSTDSDTSSGSSGSSSSSDDEAEGGRRRRAPSSSGSSSSDNEGDGNVSVKKELRRQKRKGRPSAADGGKGNLAEATPTVPSATVAATPVRRSSRTMSAGVPVVAPSTVVCKEPTDSDDSDVPLIAVKKKNNLATGGAVPSAGGGKRMQETVVTPVKRPPLNPFLCAVCMGPENKNKYSKPELFVRCTRCRRKAHPSCIGMSSVMYKRVQQYKWQCSECKLCMKCNRQPAAIDSKMVYCDQCDRGYHLACKGLRNLPEGRWHCNICTICGLCGAQTPEGHPNPHLSAQQRQQLAMVAEWTHEYGLNSLTNIREHLRTLCVPCVRQRKQSQQQHPVPPKGNSENVTMLNHNNNNNAEPRKLLEGTTQGVSGIRPSPVVSGPGGVVSMKPQ